One genomic window of Pseudomonas chlororaphis subsp. piscium includes the following:
- the aat gene encoding leucyl/phenylalanyl-tRNA--protein transferase, translated as MLTWLQRNTFEFPPLEKALRDPNGLLAAGGDLSADRLIQAYRHGCFPWFSEGQPILWWSPDPRTVLFPDELHASRSLGKLLRKQRYQVTFDQDFAAVISACAAPRTYADGTWITESMQDAYLELHKRGHAHSVEVWDQGSLVGGLYGLAMGQLFFGESMFSRADNASKFGFVTLVQHLRAWGFALIDCQMPTDHLHSLGARAIPRQEFAGYLQRHLDQPSRAIWVS; from the coding sequence ATGCTGACCTGGTTACAACGCAACACCTTCGAGTTTCCTCCGCTGGAAAAGGCCCTGCGCGACCCCAACGGCCTGTTGGCCGCCGGCGGCGACCTGTCGGCCGACCGACTGATCCAGGCCTATCGCCACGGCTGCTTTCCCTGGTTTTCCGAAGGCCAGCCCATCCTCTGGTGGTCGCCCGACCCGCGCACAGTGCTATTTCCAGACGAGCTGCATGCCTCCCGCAGCCTGGGCAAACTGCTGCGCAAGCAACGTTACCAAGTCACCTTCGACCAGGATTTCGCCGCCGTCATCAGCGCCTGCGCGGCGCCACGGACCTATGCCGACGGCACCTGGATCACCGAATCGATGCAGGATGCCTACCTTGAACTGCACAAGCGCGGCCACGCCCATTCGGTCGAAGTCTGGGATCAGGGGTCGCTGGTAGGCGGGCTGTATGGGCTAGCAATGGGCCAGCTGTTTTTCGGCGAATCGATGTTCAGTCGGGCCGACAATGCGTCGAAATTCGGTTTCGTCACGCTGGTCCAACATTTACGGGCATGGGGTTTTGCCCTGATCGATTGCCAGATGCCCACCGACCACCTGCACAGCCTGGGCGCCCGCGCCATCCCGCGCCAGGAGTTCGCCGGCTATCTGCAGCGCCATCTGGACCAGCCCAGCCGCGCCATATGGGTTTCCTAG
- a CDS encoding arginyltransferase has product MTELARLKFYATQPHSCSYLPEEQATTLFLDPSQPMDVHVYADLSEMGFRRSGDHLYRPHCQNCNACVPARIPAAQFVPNRQQKRILKRNADLKVQPVKPGFSEEYFDLYQRYIEQRHADGDMYPPSRDQFSTFLVRDLPFSRFYEFRLDGRLLAVAVTDLLPNGLSAVYTFYEPDEERRSLGRYAILWQIGEALRLGLDAVYLGYWIKNCKKMNYKTQYRPIELLINQRWVILN; this is encoded by the coding sequence ATGACCGAGTTGGCGCGTTTGAAGTTTTATGCCACTCAGCCCCACTCTTGCAGCTACCTGCCCGAAGAACAGGCGACCACGCTGTTCCTCGACCCTAGTCAGCCCATGGATGTGCATGTCTACGCAGATCTGTCGGAAATGGGCTTTCGTCGCAGTGGCGACCATCTGTACCGGCCGCATTGCCAGAACTGCAATGCCTGTGTTCCTGCACGCATTCCTGCCGCGCAGTTTGTACCCAATCGTCAGCAAAAACGCATTCTCAAACGCAATGCCGACCTGAAGGTCCAGCCTGTCAAACCGGGGTTCAGCGAAGAGTATTTCGACCTTTACCAGCGTTATATCGAGCAACGCCATGCCGATGGCGACATGTACCCACCCAGCCGCGATCAGTTCTCGACCTTTCTGGTTCGCGACCTGCCCTTCTCCAGGTTCTATGAGTTCCGTCTCGATGGGCGCCTGCTCGCCGTGGCCGTCACCGACCTGCTGCCCAATGGCCTTTCCGCGGTCTACACCTTCTACGAGCCCGATGAAGAGCGCCGCAGCCTCGGCCGCTACGCCATTCTGTGGCAAATCGGCGAAGCCTTGCGCCTGGGCCTGGACGCGGTCTACCTCGGATACTGGATCAAGAACTGCAAAAAGATGAACTACAAGACCCAATATCGGCCCATTGAGCTGCTGATTAACCAGAGATGGGTCATCCTGAACTAG
- the infA gene encoding translation initiation factor IF-1: MSKEDSFEMEGTVVDTLPNTMFRVELENGHVVTAHISGKMRKNYIRILTGDKVRVELTPYDLSKGRITYRAR; this comes from the coding sequence ATGTCGAAAGAAGACAGCTTCGAAATGGAAGGCACTGTCGTCGACACCCTGCCCAACACCATGTTTCGTGTGGAGTTGGAAAATGGGCACGTCGTAACCGCGCATATCTCCGGCAAGATGCGCAAGAACTACATTCGTATTCTTACCGGTGACAAAGTGCGCGTCGAACTGACGCCCTATGACTTGAGCAAAGGGCGCATCACTTACCGCGCTCGCTAA
- the clpA gene encoding ATP-dependent Clp protease ATP-binding subunit ClpA, protein MLNRELEVTLNLAFKEARSKRHEFMTVEHLLLALLDNEAAATVLRACGANLDKLKHDLQEFIDSTTPLIPVHDEDRETQPTLGFQRVLQRAVFHVQSSGKREVTGANVLVAIFSEQESQAVFLLKQQSVARIDVVNYIAHGISKVPGHGDHSEGEQDMQDDEGGESSSSGNPLDAYASNLNELARQGRIDPLVGREQEVERVAQILARRRKNNPLLVGEAGVGKTAIAEGLAKRIVDSQVPDLLANSVVYSLDLGALLAGTKYRGDFEKRFKALLGELKKRPQAILFIDEIHTIIGAGAASGGVMDASNLLKPLLSSGDIRCIGSTTFQEFRGIFEKDRALARRFQKVDVSEPSVEDTIGILRGLKGRFELHHSIEYSDEALRAAAELASRYINDRHMPDKAIDVIDEAGAYQRLQPSDKRVKRIEVAQVEDIVAKIARIPPKHVTSSDKELLRNLERDLKLTVFGQDAAIDSLSTAIKLSRAGLKSPDKPVGSFLFAGPTGVGKTEAARQLAKALGIELVRFDMSEYMERHTVSRLIGAPPGYVGFDQGGLLTEAITKQPHCVLLLDEIEKAHPEVFNLLLQVMDHGTLTDNNGRKADFRNVIVIMTTNAGAETAARASIGFTHQDHSSDAMEVIKKSFTPEFRNRLDTIIQFGRLSHEVIKSVVDKFLTELQAQLEDKRVQLEVTDAARSWLAAGGYDVTMGARPMARLIQDKIKRPLAEEILFGELAEHGGVVHIDIKDGELTFEFETTAEMA, encoded by the coding sequence ATGTTAAACCGCGAGCTCGAAGTCACCCTCAATCTCGCCTTCAAAGAGGCTCGTTCGAAGCGTCATGAGTTCATGACCGTCGAGCACCTCTTGTTGGCTCTTTTGGATAATGAGGCCGCCGCCACCGTTTTGCGTGCCTGCGGAGCAAACCTCGACAAACTCAAGCACGACCTGCAGGAGTTCATCGACTCCACCACGCCGCTGATTCCTGTGCATGACGAGGATCGCGAAACCCAGCCAACCCTGGGCTTCCAGCGTGTACTGCAGCGTGCTGTCTTCCATGTGCAGAGCTCGGGCAAGCGCGAAGTGACTGGCGCCAATGTGCTGGTTGCGATCTTCAGTGAGCAAGAGAGTCAGGCGGTGTTCCTGCTGAAACAGCAGAGCGTTGCCCGTATCGATGTCGTCAATTACATCGCCCATGGCATCTCCAAGGTGCCCGGGCATGGCGATCATTCTGAAGGTGAACAGGATATGCAGGACGATGAAGGCGGTGAGTCTTCCTCTTCAGGTAATCCGCTGGATGCTTATGCCAGCAACCTCAATGAACTGGCACGCCAGGGGCGTATCGATCCGTTGGTGGGGCGTGAGCAGGAAGTCGAGCGTGTGGCGCAGATTCTCGCGCGCCGGCGCAAGAACAACCCGCTGCTGGTAGGCGAGGCCGGTGTAGGTAAAACCGCGATCGCCGAAGGCCTGGCCAAGCGCATCGTCGACAGCCAGGTGCCTGATCTGCTGGCCAACAGCGTGGTGTATTCCCTGGATCTCGGTGCGTTGCTGGCGGGTACCAAATACCGCGGCGATTTCGAGAAGCGCTTCAAGGCGTTGCTGGGCGAATTGAAGAAACGTCCGCAGGCGATCCTGTTCATCGACGAGATTCACACCATCATTGGCGCCGGCGCGGCGTCCGGTGGGGTGATGGATGCCTCGAATCTGCTCAAGCCGCTGCTTTCCTCGGGCGACATCCGTTGCATCGGTTCGACCACCTTCCAGGAATTCCGTGGAATTTTCGAGAAGGACCGGGCCTTGGCTCGCCGCTTCCAGAAGGTCGATGTATCCGAGCCTTCGGTAGAAGATACCATTGGCATTCTGCGCGGCCTCAAGGGGCGTTTCGAGCTGCACCACAGCATCGAGTACAGCGATGAGGCATTGCGCGCCGCGGCCGAACTGGCGTCGCGTTATATCAATGACCGGCATATGCCCGACAAGGCGATCGATGTGATCGACGAGGCGGGCGCCTATCAGCGTCTGCAGCCGTCCGACAAGCGCGTCAAGCGCATCGAGGTGGCTCAGGTCGAGGATATCGTGGCGAAAATCGCGCGGATTCCGCCGAAACACGTCACCAGTTCCGATAAGGAATTGCTGCGTAACCTCGAGCGCGACCTGAAGTTGACAGTGTTCGGCCAGGATGCGGCGATCGACTCGCTGTCGACCGCGATCAAGCTGTCCCGTGCCGGCCTGAAATCGCCAGACAAGCCTGTCGGTTCGTTCCTGTTCGCCGGGCCTACCGGTGTCGGTAAGACCGAGGCCGCGCGGCAGTTGGCCAAGGCGCTGGGCATCGAGCTGGTACGTTTCGACATGTCCGAGTACATGGAGCGTCACACCGTCTCGCGTCTGATCGGTGCGCCTCCGGGTTATGTCGGTTTCGACCAGGGCGGTTTGCTGACCGAAGCTATTACCAAGCAGCCTCACTGTGTATTGCTACTCGATGAAATCGAGAAGGCACATCCGGAAGTCTTCAACCTGCTGCTGCAGGTGATGGATCACGGTACCTTGACCGATAACAACGGGCGCAAGGCGGATTTCCGCAACGTGATCGTGATCATGACCACCAACGCAGGTGCCGAAACCGCGGCGCGGGCTTCCATCGGGTTCACTCATCAGGATCACTCTTCCGATGCCATGGAAGTGATCAAGAAGAGCTTCACGCCGGAATTCCGTAACCGTCTGGACACCATTATCCAGTTTGGTCGCCTCAGTCATGAGGTCATCAAGAGCGTGGTGGACAAGTTCCTTACCGAACTGCAGGCGCAGCTGGAGGACAAGCGCGTCCAGCTGGAAGTCACCGATGCGGCCCGCAGCTGGCTGGCGGCAGGTGGTTACGATGTGACCATGGGTGCTCGTCCTATGGCGCGCCTGATCCAGGACAAGATCAAGCGTCCTCTGGCGGAGGAGATACTCTTTGGCGAACTGGCCGAGCATGGCGGTGTGGTGCACATCGACATCAAGGATGGCGAGCTGACCTTCGAGTTCGAGACCACCGCAGAAATGGCCTGA
- the clpS gene encoding ATP-dependent Clp protease adapter ClpS, with protein MHAISQIRLTFNQDRPDFQDDDSAGLAVQEAKPTLQAPPMYKVVLFNDDYTPMDFVVEVLEVFFNLNRELATKVMLAVHTEGRAVCGLFTRDIAETKAMQVNQYARESQHPLLCEIEKDG; from the coding sequence ATGCATGCAATCAGCCAGATTCGACTAACATTCAATCAGGATCGCCCGGATTTCCAAGACGACGATTCCGCTGGCTTGGCTGTACAGGAAGCTAAGCCGACGTTGCAGGCTCCGCCGATGTACAAGGTGGTTTTGTTCAATGATGACTACACACCGATGGATTTCGTCGTCGAAGTGCTCGAGGTGTTTTTTAACCTGAATCGCGAGCTGGCGACCAAGGTAATGCTGGCCGTTCATACAGAAGGACGGGCAGTATGTGGATTGTTTACCCGCGACATCGCCGAGACCAAGGCCATGCAGGTCAACCAGTACGCCAGGGAAAGCCAGCATCCGCTACTCTGTGAAATCGAGAAGGACGGTTAA
- the cspD gene encoding cold shock domain-containing protein CspD, translated as MASGKVKWFNNAKGYGFINEEGKSDDLFAHYSAIEMEGYKTLKAGQAVSFEITQGPKGLHAVKINSIKTQNASAAASPQQETVLS; from the coding sequence ATGGCAAGCGGCAAGGTCAAGTGGTTCAACAACGCCAAGGGTTATGGCTTCATTAATGAGGAGGGCAAGAGCGACGACCTTTTCGCCCATTACTCGGCCATCGAGATGGAAGGCTACAAAACCTTGAAAGCCGGACAGGCCGTGAGTTTTGAGATCACCCAAGGGCCCAAGGGCCTGCACGCGGTGAAGATCAACTCCATCAAGACCCAGAATGCCTCCGCCGCAGCCTCCCCCCAGCAGGAAACGGTCCTGAGCTGA
- the icd gene encoding NADP-dependent isocitrate dehydrogenase, producing MGYKKIQVPAVGDKITVNADHSLNVPNNPIIPFIEGDGIGVDISPVMIKVVDAAVKKAYGGERKISWMEVYAGEKATQVYDQDTWLPQETLDAVKDYVVSIKGPLTTPVGGGIRSLNVALRQQLDLYVCLRPVRWFEGVPSPVKKPGDVDMTIFRENSEDIYAGIEWKAGSAEATKVIKFLKEEMGVTKIRFDENCGIGVKPVSLQGTKRLARKALQYVVDNDRDSLTIVHKGNIMKFTEGAFKEWAYEVAAEEFGATLLDGGPWMQFKNPKTGKNVIVKDAIADAMLQQILLRPAEYDVIATLNLNGDYLSDALAAEVGGIGIAPGANLSDTVAMFEATHGTAPKYAGKDQVNPGSLILSAEMMLRHMGWTEAADLIIKGTNGAIGAKTVTYDFERLMEGATLLSSSAFGDALISHM from the coding sequence ATGGGATACAAGAAGATTCAGGTTCCAGCAGTCGGCGACAAAATCACCGTCAACGCAGACCATTCTCTCAATGTTCCTAACAACCCGATCATCCCTTTCATCGAAGGCGATGGTATTGGCGTTGATATCAGCCCGGTCATGATCAAGGTTGTCGATGCTGCTGTTAAGAAGGCCTACGGCGGCGAGCGCAAAATCTCCTGGATGGAAGTCTATGCCGGCGAGAAAGCAACTCAAGTGTACGACCAGGACACCTGGCTCCCTCAGGAGACTCTGGACGCGGTCAAGGATTACGTGGTTTCCATCAAGGGCCCGCTGACCACTCCGGTAGGTGGCGGCATCCGTTCCCTGAACGTGGCCCTGCGTCAGCAGCTTGACCTGTATGTGTGCCTGCGCCCGGTGCGCTGGTTCGAAGGCGTGCCGAGCCCGGTGAAGAAGCCTGGCGATGTCGACATGACCATTTTCCGTGAGAACTCGGAAGACATTTACGCCGGTATCGAATGGAAGGCCGGCTCCGCCGAAGCCACCAAGGTCATCAAGTTCCTCAAAGAAGAAATGGGCGTCACCAAGATCCGTTTCGACGAAAACTGCGGTATCGGCGTCAAGCCGGTTTCCCTGCAGGGCACCAAGCGTCTGGCGCGCAAGGCGCTGCAATATGTGGTCGACAACGATCGCGATTCGCTGACCATCGTGCATAAAGGCAACATCATGAAGTTCACCGAAGGTGCCTTCAAAGAGTGGGCCTATGAAGTGGCGGCGGAAGAGTTTGGCGCGACGCTGCTCGATGGCGGCCCGTGGATGCAGTTCAAGAACCCGAAAACCGGCAAGAACGTGATCGTCAAGGACGCCATCGCCGATGCGATGCTCCAGCAGATCCTGCTGCGTCCGGCCGAATATGACGTGATCGCGACCCTCAACCTGAACGGTGACTACCTGTCCGACGCACTGGCGGCTGAAGTAGGCGGGATCGGTATCGCTCCGGGCGCCAACCTGTCCGACACCGTGGCCATGTTCGAGGCAACCCACGGTACGGCGCCGAAGTACGCGGGCAAGGACCAGGTGAACCCGGGTTCGCTGATTCTCTCTGCGGAAATGATGCTGCGTCACATGGGCTGGACCGAAGCGGCCGACCTGATCATCAAGGGCACCAACGGCGCCATTGGCGCCAAGACCGTGACCTACGACTTCGAACGCCTGATGGAAGGCGCCACGCTGTTGTCGTCGTCGGCGTTCGGTGATGCGCTGATCTCTCACATGTAA
- a CDS encoding NADP-dependent isocitrate dehydrogenase: MPTRSKIIYTFTDEAPALATYSLLPIVEAFTASADIAVETRDISLAGRILASFPELLGDKAVPDHLAELGDLAVTPEANIIKLPNISASAPQLQAAIKELQAKGYALPNYPETVTSDADKDAKARYDKVKGSAVNPVLREGNSDRRAPLSVKNYARKHPHKMGAWAKDSKSHVAHMSQGDFYGSEKAALIDAQDTVKIELIAQDGSATVLKEKTAVQAGEILDCAVLSKKSLRAFVAAEIEDAKKQGVLLSVHLKATMMKVSDPIMFGQIVAEFYQDALSKHADVLSQIGFNLNNGIGDLYARIKALPAEQQAQIEADIQAVYAVRPALAMVNSDKGITNLHVPSDVIVDASMPAMIRDSGKMWGTDGQLHDTKALIPDRCYATIYQAVIEDCKANGAFDPTTMGSVPNVGLMAKKAEEYGSHDKTFQIKADGVVRVTDSKGNLLLEQAVEAGDIFRMCQTKDAPTQDWVKLAVNRARASSTPAIFWLDPMRAHDGVMIEKVQAYLKDHDTAGLDIRVMSPVDAMKFTLARTREGKDTISVTGNVLRDYLTDLFPIMELGTSAKMLSIVPLMNGGGLFETGAGGSAPKHVQQLLEENFLRWDSLGEFLALAASLEHLGNTYNNPKALVLAKTLDQATGQFLDNNKSPSRKVGNIDNRGSHFYLALYWAQALAAQTEDAALQAQFSTLAKTLTENEATIVAELNGVQGKPVDIGGYYSANPELVSKAMRPSATLNAAIAALV, translated from the coding sequence ATGCCCACCCGCTCGAAGATCATCTATACCTTCACCGACGAAGCCCCCGCCCTCGCCACCTACTCGCTGCTACCTATCGTCGAAGCCTTCACCGCTTCCGCTGATATTGCCGTGGAAACCCGCGACATCTCTCTCGCAGGGCGTATTCTTGCCAGCTTCCCGGAGCTGCTGGGCGACAAAGCCGTACCGGACCACCTGGCCGAGCTGGGCGACCTGGCTGTAACCCCTGAAGCCAACATCATCAAGTTGCCGAACATCAGTGCTTCGGCACCGCAGCTTCAGGCCGCGATCAAAGAGCTGCAAGCCAAGGGCTATGCCCTGCCGAACTACCCGGAAACCGTGACCAGCGACGCCGACAAAGACGCCAAGGCGCGCTACGACAAGGTCAAGGGCAGCGCCGTGAACCCGGTCCTGCGTGAAGGCAACTCTGACCGCCGCGCTCCGCTGTCGGTCAAGAACTACGCGCGCAAGCACCCGCACAAAATGGGCGCCTGGGCCAAAGACTCCAAGTCCCATGTTGCTCACATGAGCCAGGGCGATTTCTACGGCAGCGAAAAAGCCGCCCTGATCGACGCCCAGGACACCGTGAAGATCGAGCTGATCGCTCAAGACGGTAGCGCTACCGTCCTGAAGGAAAAAACCGCCGTACAAGCCGGCGAGATCCTCGATTGCGCAGTCTTGAGCAAGAAGTCCCTGCGTGCTTTCGTTGCCGCCGAGATCGAAGACGCCAAGAAACAAGGCGTACTGCTGTCGGTGCACCTGAAAGCCACCATGATGAAGGTTTCCGACCCGATCATGTTCGGCCAGATCGTTGCCGAGTTCTATCAGGACGCCCTGAGCAAGCACGCCGACGTGCTGAGCCAGATCGGCTTCAACCTGAACAACGGCATCGGCGACCTGTACGCCCGCATCAAGGCCCTGCCTGCGGAACAGCAAGCGCAGATCGAAGCCGACATCCAGGCCGTCTACGCCGTGCGCCCTGCCCTGGCCATGGTCAACTCCGATAAAGGCATCACCAACCTGCACGTGCCGAGCGACGTGATCGTCGACGCCTCGATGCCGGCCATGATCCGTGACTCCGGCAAGATGTGGGGCACCGACGGCCAGCTGCACGACACCAAGGCCCTGATCCCGGATCGCTGCTACGCCACCATCTACCAGGCCGTGATCGAAGACTGCAAGGCCAACGGCGCCTTCGACCCGACCACCATGGGCAGCGTGCCAAACGTTGGCCTGATGGCGAAGAAAGCCGAAGAGTACGGCTCCCACGACAAGACCTTCCAGATCAAGGCTGACGGCGTCGTACGCGTCACCGACAGCAAGGGCAACCTGCTGCTGGAACAGGCCGTCGAAGCCGGCGACATCTTCCGCATGTGCCAGACCAAGGACGCGCCGACCCAGGACTGGGTCAAACTGGCCGTCAACCGCGCTCGCGCAAGCAGCACTCCAGCGATTTTCTGGCTGGACCCGATGCGCGCCCACGACGGCGTGATGATCGAGAAGGTTCAGGCTTACCTGAAGGATCACGACACCGCCGGCCTGGACATCCGCGTGATGTCGCCAGTCGACGCCATGAAGTTCACCCTGGCCCGCACCCGCGAAGGCAAGGACACCATCTCCGTCACCGGCAACGTGCTGCGCGACTACCTGACCGACCTGTTCCCGATCATGGAACTGGGCACCAGCGCCAAGATGCTGTCGATCGTGCCACTGATGAACGGTGGCGGCCTGTTCGAAACCGGCGCCGGCGGTTCGGCTCCGAAGCACGTGCAGCAACTGCTGGAAGAGAACTTCCTGCGCTGGGATTCCCTGGGTGAGTTCCTGGCCCTGGCCGCCTCCCTGGAGCACCTGGGCAACACCTACAACAACCCGAAAGCGCTGGTATTGGCCAAGACCCTCGACCAGGCAACCGGTCAGTTCCTGGACAACAACAAGTCGCCATCGCGCAAGGTCGGCAACATCGACAACCGCGGCAGCCACTTCTACCTGGCGCTGTACTGGGCCCAGGCCCTGGCCGCCCAGACCGAAGATGCCGCCCTGCAAGCGCAGTTCAGCACCCTGGCCAAGACCCTGACCGAGAACGAAGCGACCATCGTCGCCGAGCTCAACGGCGTTCAAGGCAAGCCAGTGGACATCGGCGGCTACTACAGCGCCAACCCTGAGCTGGTGAGCAAGGCCATGCGCCCAAGCGCCACCCTCAACGCGGCTATCGCTGCGCTGGTTTAA
- a CDS encoding NUDIX hydrolase, with protein MEWQPHITVATIVEDQGRFLFVEEFQGDQAVFNQPAGHLDPDESLLQAAIRETLEETGWDIELTGVVGIYLYTAPSNGVTYQRVCFAGKPLRHHPDYPLDDGIIGPRWLSRDELLALRPQWRSELIIRCVDDYLAGQLHSLELIRPSL; from the coding sequence ATGGAATGGCAACCCCACATCACTGTCGCCACCATCGTTGAGGATCAGGGACGTTTTCTGTTCGTCGAAGAGTTCCAAGGCGACCAGGCGGTGTTCAACCAGCCCGCTGGGCACCTGGACCCAGACGAAAGCCTGCTCCAGGCCGCCATTCGCGAAACCCTGGAAGAAACCGGCTGGGACATCGAGTTGACCGGCGTGGTCGGCATCTACCTGTATACCGCCCCCAGCAATGGCGTGACCTACCAGCGCGTCTGCTTTGCCGGCAAACCGCTCAGGCACCACCCCGATTACCCACTGGACGACGGCATCATCGGCCCGCGCTGGCTGAGCCGCGACGAACTGCTGGCCTTGCGCCCGCAATGGCGCAGCGAGCTGATCATCCGTTGCGTCGACGACTATCTGGCCGGGCAACTGCACAGCCTCGAGCTGATCCGTCCGTCGCTTTAA
- the mnmA gene encoding tRNA 2-thiouridine(34) synthase MnmA produces MRDPAPSDTQKKRVIVGMSGGVDSSVSALLLMEQGYQVEGLFMKNWEEDDGTEYCTAMDDLADAQAVCDKIGIKLHTANFAAEYWDNVFEHFLAEYKAGRTPNPDILCNREIKFKAFLDYAMMLGADLIATGHYVRRRDIDGRTELLKGLDPNKDQSYFLHAVGGEQIAKTLFPVGELEKPEVRAIAEKHDLATAKKKDSTGICFIGERRFSDFLKQYLPAQPGEIKTTEGEVIGRHHGLMYHTIGQRQGLGIGGLKDAGDEPWYVLIKDLEHNELIVGQGNDHPWLFSRALLASDIYWVNPIDLSEPRRLTAKVRYRQSDQPCTLEKTANGYRATFDDPQRAVTPGQSVVFYDGEICLGGGVIEVAEPWSSKA; encoded by the coding sequence ATGCGTGATCCAGCCCCTTCTGACACCCAAAAGAAGCGCGTCATCGTCGGCATGTCCGGCGGCGTGGACTCTTCCGTTTCCGCCCTCCTGCTGATGGAGCAGGGTTACCAGGTGGAAGGCCTGTTCATGAAGAACTGGGAGGAAGACGACGGAACCGAGTACTGCACCGCCATGGACGACCTCGCGGACGCCCAGGCCGTGTGCGACAAGATCGGCATCAAGCTGCACACCGCCAATTTCGCCGCCGAGTACTGGGACAATGTGTTCGAGCACTTCCTGGCCGAATACAAGGCCGGCCGCACGCCGAACCCGGACATCCTGTGCAACCGTGAAATCAAGTTCAAGGCGTTCCTTGACTACGCCATGATGCTCGGCGCCGACCTGATTGCCACCGGCCACTATGTGCGTCGCCGTGACATCGACGGGCGCACCGAACTGCTCAAGGGCCTGGATCCGAACAAGGACCAGAGTTATTTCCTGCACGCCGTCGGCGGCGAACAGATCGCCAAGACCCTGTTCCCGGTCGGCGAGCTGGAAAAGCCCGAAGTACGCGCGATCGCAGAGAAACACGACCTGGCCACCGCCAAGAAAAAGGACTCCACCGGTATCTGCTTTATCGGTGAACGACGCTTCAGCGACTTCCTCAAGCAATACCTGCCGGCCCAGCCCGGCGAGATCAAGACCACCGAAGGTGAAGTGATCGGCCGCCACCACGGCCTGATGTACCACACCATCGGCCAGCGCCAGGGCCTGGGCATCGGCGGCCTCAAGGACGCCGGCGATGAGCCGTGGTACGTGCTAATCAAGGACCTGGAGCACAACGAGCTGATCGTTGGCCAGGGCAACGATCACCCGTGGCTGTTCTCCCGCGCCCTGCTCGCCTCCGACATCTATTGGGTCAACCCGATCGACCTGAGCGAACCACGCCGCCTCACCGCGAAAGTGCGCTATCGCCAGAGCGACCAGCCTTGCACCCTGGAAAAGACCGCCAACGGCTACCGCGCCACCTTCGATGACCCGCAACGCGCGGTCACCCCCGGCCAATCCGTAGTCTTCTATGACGGTGAAATCTGCCTGGGCGGTGGCGTGATCGAAGTCGCAGAACCCTGGAGCAGCAAGGCATGA
- the hflD gene encoding high frequency lysogenization protein HflD translates to MSPTQEQLTALGGVFLAAVLVDKIAKTGQVTEAALSCMLGSLLIRDPKDTLEVYGGDDINLREGYRALIGALERDPSTLQREPLRYALSMLGLERQLAKRDDLLEIIGKRLPQIQSQVEHFGPAHENVIAACGSLYQDTLSTLRQRIQVHGDMRNLQQPSNASKIRALLLAGIRSARLWRQLGGHRWQLVISRRKLLKELYPLMRSS, encoded by the coding sequence ATGAGCCCGACCCAGGAACAACTGACGGCATTGGGCGGCGTGTTTCTCGCCGCCGTCCTGGTGGACAAGATCGCCAAGACCGGCCAGGTCACCGAAGCGGCCTTGAGCTGCATGCTCGGCAGCCTGCTGATCCGCGACCCGAAAGACACCCTGGAAGTCTACGGTGGCGACGACATCAACCTGCGTGAAGGTTATCGCGCCCTGATCGGCGCCCTGGAACGCGACCCCAGCACCCTGCAGCGCGAGCCTCTGCGCTACGCCCTGTCGATGCTCGGTCTCGAGCGCCAGCTGGCCAAGCGCGACGACCTGCTGGAAATCATCGGCAAGCGCCTGCCGCAGATTCAGTCCCAGGTCGAACACTTCGGCCCGGCCCACGAAAACGTGATTGCCGCCTGCGGCTCGCTGTATCAGGACACCCTGAGCACCCTGCGCCAGCGGATCCAGGTGCATGGCGACATGCGCAACCTGCAGCAGCCGAGCAACGCCTCGAAGATCCGCGCCCTGCTGTTGGCCGGCATCCGTTCGGCGCGCCTGTGGCGCCAGTTGGGTGGCCACCGCTGGCAGCTGGTGATCAGTCGCCGCAAATTGCTCAAAGAGCTTTATCCGCTGATGCGCAGCAGCTGA